From Pseudodesulfovibrio alkaliphilus:
GGATGGCAAGAGGCGACTGCCGGGCAACATCGAATTTCCTGGATAAAGTCTACAGAATCTCCAGAACATCGCCGCACAAGGCGTACATTCGACAATATGCACTGCATTACAGGCTGTTGCAAACGAAGCGCCAGTTGAACGAAAGCCGGGAGATGTCAAATCGCTAAGGATTGGAAGACTGGACGATTGGATTACTCGGCGGCAAGCTCGGAAAGGGGAAGCAGCCTGATCTGGACATTTTTTCTGGCAGACCATTGGCTGAGGGCGGCCAGAGTTTCCGGATAGGGGTGGCCGATGGCAATGGCCGACCCTTTTTTGAGGGCCACATTTTCCGCCTTGCGCAGTTGCAGGGTGATGGCAGAAACGTCCCTGACATTGTCCAGGAAGATGTCGCGTTCGTAAAAGGGAACCCCGATCTCGCGGGCCGTTGCGCGGGCAACGCTTTTTGGGGTTGTCAGGCTGTCGAGGAAAAAGAGTCCGCGCCGTTTCAATTCGGCCAGAGCCACCTGCATCCCCGGGGCGTGGGCAGTGAATTTGGACCCCATGTGGTTGTTGACGCCGATGGCGTCTGGAATGCGGTCGAGATTCTCAGTCATGCGCTGCCGGATCATCTCTTCGGACATGGTGGTGAAAAGAGCGTCCTTCCCAGGATCGTATGCCGGATAACCCATGGGTTCCATGGGAAAATGAACAATAAGGTCATGTCCCGAACTCCTGATGAGCCGGACCGCTTCCCTGGTCTGGCTGGCGTTTGGCCACACAGCCAGAGTCACGGGGAAATCCAAGCCGAGGAGTCCCTTGAGAACGCGGATGTCCTCACCGATGTCGTCGATGACGATGGCCATGCACGGTCCGCTGGCCTTGGGGCGCGGCAGGGCCATCGGGACAATCTCCAGAAGCAGGCGGTGGGAAACCAAGCCGTTGATGGAGATGGTCGCCTCGGTCTCTCCGGCCTCGGCCAGCAGAGCCTCGGGCACACGCATTTGAAGGCGTTGCCCCAAGGCATCGAGAAAGGCGTGGCGCTCCTTGCATGGAGGAATCTGGAGAACCTGATAGTGGTAGGGGCGCCCGTCGAGTTTGCGAAGCTCCACATCCAGAAGATCCAGGCCGGACATGTTCATGCCGCTTGCCCGCATGGCCTCGATGATGGCCAGATCGGCCTGTCGGACCTTGTCCTCCATGCCGCCAGCGGGGTCTTCCTCGAAAACCTTGGGCTGCGGTGTAGGCTGGATCGCTCCGACCCGGGTGGACATGATGTCCGGCGGGGTGTCGTCGGTCAGGATGTAATAGCCCAGCGCCAGCAGACCGACAACGCCAAGGACAAAGAACAACACAAGTGGGCCGGGCCGGTACAGCTTTCTCAGAAGGCTGTCCGAACCGGGCCCTTGCTTTCCGGTGTCGTCCCTGGATTGCTCGTCCATCGGGAAACGTGTCGTCCTTTACTGAATTTCCTTGAGCTTGGGCAGACTCTTGACCAGCTCCAGGGCCATGCGCAGCTGGTTGTCTCGCTCAAGCATTTCCTTGACTTCCTTCTCGGCCATGGCCGAGCCGTCCTTGGACTTGTCGCCGTTCTCGAGGTGACGGCTCAAGTCCTGCTCCCTGACGGTAAAACGCTCGCGCATGGCCCGCTCCTCATCCTTGGGGGGGGCCAGGAAGGCAATCTTCAGATCAGGCTCAATGCCCATGGCCTGGATGGAACGGCCGCCGGGGGTATAGTAGAGGGCAGTGGTCAGCTTGATGCCCGAGCCGTCGGCCATGGGAATAATGGTCTGGACCGACCCCTTTCCAAAGGAGCGCTCGCCAACAATGAGGGCGCGTCTGTGATCCTGAAGCGCGCCAGCCACGATCTCGGAGGCCGAGGCCGAGCCAGCGTTGATGAGCACCACCAGCGGTACCTTGATCTCGTCGGCAGTCTTGGAGGCGAAGAAGTCCTTGCGGCTGGCCTCATCCTTGCCCTGGATGTAGACGATGGAGCCGTCATCAAGGAAGGTGTCGGCCACGGAAACCGCCTGGCCGAGCAGCCCGCCGGGGTTGTTGCGAAGGTCGAGCACGATGCCCTTGAGAGGGTGCGCCTTGCTGAATTGCGCGATTTCGTCTCGCATGTTCCTGGTCGTGGATTCATGGAATTTGGTCAGGCGCAAATACAGATATCCATCCTCCAACGAATGGGTCTTGACGCTGGTGATGGGAATGGTGCCGCGCACTATGGCCACTTCCTGAGGCTTGTTGGAATCGCGGTGCAAAATGAGCAAGGTCACGGTAGTGCCTTTGTCGCCCCGGATGCGCTTGACGGCGTCCAGCAGGGTCATGTCCTGGGTGGATTCGCCGTCGATCTCGAGAATCAGGTCTCCGGCGAGCAGACCGGCCTTGTAGGCCGGGGTATCCTCAATGGGGGAAACCACGGTCAGCCGCCCCTGTTCCAGGCTGATTTCGATGCCGATGCCGCTGAACTTGCCCGAGGTATCCATCTGCATTTCCTTGTAGTCCTCGGGAGAGAGAAAGGCGGAATGCGGATCAAGCTGCTCAATCATACCCTTTATGGAGTTGTCGATGAGTTCCTTGCGGGTGATCGGCTTGACATAATAACTCTCAACCATGTCGAGAACCTGGGAAAAACGCTTGAGCGCCTCGAAGTGGTCGTCCTTGCCGGCCATGGTCGGGCCTGGGGCCACTGTGAGGGTAAAAAGAAGAAGAAACGTGACAATCCAAAGCGATATGCGCATGAAGCCTCCCGCTGGACACGCAACGCAAGCGCGTGTCTGGCATGATTCATTATGGCGACGTTAACCAAACTTTCGGGTTAATTGGTTTTTGATGAAAACGCAATTCAAAATACAGTCCAGGCCCATCGGCTGCCGGGTAGTAGCCCACCACCCCCAGGGGCTCATCCTTTTCAACCTCCTGACCGTTGAGCACATGGGTATCGGACAAGTATGCGTACAAACTGTAATAATCGTGACCGTGGTAGACGATGACCACATGCCCGAATCCGCGCAGAGTGTCGTTGTGCACCACCTTTCCCCAGAAAACGGAACGCACGGTTTCAGCCTCCCGGGCTCCCAGACCGAGTCCGCGCACCGGAGGGTTCGCCCCTGGGGCGTAGTCGGCCACGAGGCGGCCGCGCACAGGCCAGGGGAGCGTCCGCTTGTACAGGTCGAACCGTTTGGTTTTCTGGGATTGCAACTGGTATTTGAGACTCTCGATGGATGAAAGAATAGCCGTGAGTTCGGCCTCGGCATCCTCGCGTTGCCGGGTGACGCTTCGCAGGTTGCGGCGCAGGGCGTGCTGCCTGTCAAGGAGCCGGTCCTTGGTCAGGTTGACCCGGGCCAGTTGCGCCTCGGCCTCCTGTTCAAGGGTTCTCTGACGCTCGAGATTCGCGGCGATACGCTCCGCATTGATCCTGGCCTCTTCGAAACGCGCCCGAGTGGCTTCATAAATGTCTGCCAGCCAGTTTTTCCGACGGTCGAACTCGTCCCAACTGTCCACCCCTTCGAAACGCGAACGCGCCGACTGCAAATGCACAGGCCACAGCGAGCGGACCAGTCCGGCCAATTCCTGGGAAATCCGCTGCTTCTCCTTCTCAAGCACAGTATGCTCCTCGCGGGCTGCACGTTCGGCTTGCCGGAGGGAATTGAGCTCCGCCTCCTGGGCCGCAATCCGCTTGAGCAGGTCGGCCATCTCGCGCTCAATGCCCGAGATGCTGGTAGACAGTTTTCCCGCCTGTTCCGTGAGCTTGCGCACCTCCTGTTCGCGCTGATCGGCCCGGCGATGCTCCTGTTGCAGGCTCTCGTGCAGCGATTGTCCGGTCTCCTCGGCCTGAACGGGAGTCCAGACGAGGCAGAGGCAGAGCAGGGCGGACAGGAAGGATTTGGTCATGGGCATATATCAAGAAAGGGTTGCAGAGGGCAGGCCGCACACAGTCCGGTCTTCTTCCGGCACCACTCCTTGCCCGTACGGACAATAAGGGCGTGGTATTCGTTGTAGAGTGCCACATCCTCGGGCAGGGCGTCCATGAAAAGGGCGCGTAATTCATGGTAATCAATCTCATCGTGAACAAGCCCGTGACGACGCATCAAACGGTGGGTGTAGGCATCCACGACAAAAGTTGGCATTTCAAGGGCATAGAGAAGGATCGAATCTGCCGTTTCCGGCCCGATACCGCTGACGGCGAGGAGCTTGTCGCGAAGTTCATCCAGTACATGAACTTTGAGCGATTCAATCTCGAACGCCGCCTCATCCTTGAGAAAAAAGAGAAAATTGCGCAAACGGGCCGTCTTGATATTGTAGTAGCCCGCCGGTCGGATCAACCCGGCCAGTTCCGCCGGATCAAGGGCGAGCATGGCCCGGGCCGAGAGCAGCTCACGGGCCTTGAGGTTGGCGATGGCCTTTTCGACGTTTCCCCAGTTGGTATTCTGGGTAAGAATGGCTCCCACCGCGATCTCGAACGGCGTGTCGCCCGGCCACCATCGGCTCGGGCCGAGTGCGGCGTGCATGGCCTCGTACATGCCGTTTATGATCGCGGCCCGGTTCATGGCCGTCGGTGCCCTCCGACCCGGTCCCAGACAAGGCAGGCCCATTCTCCTTCAACGACGATGGCAGGCTTGCCGATGCCAAGGCGCATGTAGGTTTCAGCCACGGCATCCTTTTGCCTGTCAGCCAGGATGCCCGAGAGGATAAGGCAGCCCCCAGGACGCACATGAGCCAGAATGTCGCCCGCCATCTCGATGAGTGGGCCGGAGAGAATGTTGGCCACCACAATGTCGAAGGGCAGGCCGGGGTCCAGGCAATCAATGCTTCCTACGGCCGTGCACATGGCCGAGCCCACCCCGTTGGCCTCGATGTTCTCCCTGGCGCAGACGACGGCCTGGGGATCCGTGTCCAGGCCGATGCCGGTGAGCCCGAGCTTGGCAAGTCCGATGCCCAGGATGCCGGAGCCGGTGCCGAGATCAAGGAAGGCTCCACCCGGTGCGATGGCTTTCCTCCCTGCAAGCTCGCCGATGGTGGTCAGACACAGCGAGGTGGTGGGGTGGTGGCCCGTGCCAAAAGCCATCTTGGGCTCAATGACGATGTGAGTGGTGCCATTCTCGCTGCCGTTCTCAAGCCAGGGAGGGAGGATGGTGAAGGTGCCGCCACAATTGACCGGATTGAAAAAATCCTTCCAGGCCATGGCCCAGTTCTCGGACTCCTGTTCGGACCAGCGAACGCCCGAGCCGGGAAATCGTGCCTCAAAGGCCTTGACCATTTCCATGGCCAGAGGATGGTCCTCAAGATACAGGGTGATGCGGCGGCCGTCCCCATCCGGTGTTTCCTCCCAACCGTGGGGCACCCTGGCGGCGATGAAGACCCCGGCCTCGTCGGCCTCCTCTTCGGAAATAGTAAATTCGATCTTGAGAAGGGTGGACATGAAAACGCCTCCGGCTGTGAAACATGACACGGCCGGGAACGCTCGTTCCCGGCCGGATTGTCGTTGCGATGTTGCGGTCATCTAAAACACCTTGTCGATGAACGCGCCTTTTCCCGTATATTGAAAATCCTGCACCGTGGTCTGCTGGTCCCGGCTCTCCTCCCTGGCTCTGGCCAGCGGGGCCAGGGCCTGCTCGTCGGGCATCGTGGTTTCCGGCTTGAGCTGGGCGGGCGAGAGCATGACCTGACGCTCCTCGTCAGCCAGGGGCGCGTATCCGCCCATGGGATCAATGGGGTCGATGCTACTCATGCCGGACTCCTGCATCCTTCACTACCCCCTCGTTCCGACAGGGTCAAGGCGGACCGGGGAGCAATGGGTCAGGCCGCCGGGTCCACCGTGGCCAGCACCTCATCCAAGGCGTTCATGAATGCCTTGATGTCATCCTTTTCGATGGTCAGAGGCGGAACCAGCCG
This genomic window contains:
- a CDS encoding divergent polysaccharide deacetylase family protein, with protein sequence MLFFVLGVVGLLALGYYILTDDTPPDIMSTRVGAIQPTPQPKVFEEDPAGGMEDKVRQADLAIIEAMRASGMNMSGLDLLDVELRKLDGRPYHYQVLQIPPCKERHAFLDALGQRLQMRVPEALLAEAGETEATISINGLVSHRLLLEIVPMALPRPKASGPCMAIVIDDIGEDIRVLKGLLGLDFPVTLAVWPNASQTREAVRLIRSSGHDLIVHFPMEPMGYPAYDPGKDALFTTMSEEMIRQRMTENLDRIPDAIGVNNHMGSKFTAHAPGMQVALAELKRRGLFFLDSLTTPKSVARATAREIGVPFYERDIFLDNVRDVSAITLQLRKAENVALKKGSAIAIGHPYPETLAALSQWSARKNVQIRLLPLSELAAE
- a CDS encoding S41 family peptidase, encoding MRISLWIVTFLLLFTLTVAPGPTMAGKDDHFEALKRFSQVLDMVESYYVKPITRKELIDNSIKGMIEQLDPHSAFLSPEDYKEMQMDTSGKFSGIGIEISLEQGRLTVVSPIEDTPAYKAGLLAGDLILEIDGESTQDMTLLDAVKRIRGDKGTTVTLLILHRDSNKPQEVAIVRGTIPITSVKTHSLEDGYLYLRLTKFHESTTRNMRDEIAQFSKAHPLKGIVLDLRNNPGGLLGQAVSVADTFLDDGSIVYIQGKDEASRKDFFASKTADEIKVPLVVLINAGSASASEIVAGALQDHRRALIVGERSFGKGSVQTIIPMADGSGIKLTTALYYTPGGRSIQAMGIEPDLKIAFLAPPKDEERAMRERFTVREQDLSRHLENGDKSKDGSAMAEKEVKEMLERDNQLRMALELVKSLPKLKEIQ
- a CDS encoding murein hydrolase activator EnvC family protein yields the protein MTKSFLSALLCLCLVWTPVQAEETGQSLHESLQQEHRRADQREQEVRKLTEQAGKLSTSISGIEREMADLLKRIAAQEAELNSLRQAERAAREEHTVLEKEKQRISQELAGLVRSLWPVHLQSARSRFEGVDSWDEFDRRKNWLADIYEATRARFEEARINAERIAANLERQRTLEQEAEAQLARVNLTKDRLLDRQHALRRNLRSVTRQREDAEAELTAILSSIESLKYQLQSQKTKRFDLYKRTLPWPVRGRLVADYAPGANPPVRGLGLGAREAETVRSVFWGKVVHNDTLRGFGHVVIVYHGHDYYSLYAYLSDTHVLNGQEVEKDEPLGVVGYYPAADGPGLYFELRFHQKPINPKVWLTSP
- a CDS encoding endonuclease III domain-containing protein, which encodes MNRAAIINGMYEAMHAALGPSRWWPGDTPFEIAVGAILTQNTNWGNVEKAIANLKARELLSARAMLALDPAELAGLIRPAGYYNIKTARLRNFLFFLKDEAAFEIESLKVHVLDELRDKLLAVSGIGPETADSILLYALEMPTFVVDAYTHRLMRRHGLVHDEIDYHELRALFMDALPEDVALYNEYHALIVRTGKEWCRKKTGLCAACPLQPFLDICP
- a CDS encoding 50S ribosomal protein L11 methyltransferase; translated protein: MSTLLKIEFTISEEEADEAGVFIAARVPHGWEETPDGDGRRITLYLEDHPLAMEMVKAFEARFPGSGVRWSEQESENWAMAWKDFFNPVNCGGTFTILPPWLENGSENGTTHIVIEPKMAFGTGHHPTTSLCLTTIGELAGRKAIAPGGAFLDLGTGSGILGIGLAKLGLTGIGLDTDPQAVVCARENIEANGVGSAMCTAVGSIDCLDPGLPFDIVVANILSGPLIEMAGDILAHVRPGGCLILSGILADRQKDAVAETYMRLGIGKPAIVVEGEWACLVWDRVGGHRRP